A stretch of DNA from Granulicella pectinivorans:
GACGTCAACGTCCTCAAGGAGAAGGACAAGGTCCGCGGCCTGCTCGGCTATCTCCCTCAGGAGTTCGGCGTCTACCCCAAGATGTCCGCGCTCGACATGCTCGACCACCTCGCCGTCATGAAGGGCATCACGCACTCCGGCCAGCGCAGGGAGATCGTCGACGCACTCCTCCAGCAGACCAACCTCTGGGACGCCCGCAAGAAGAACCTCGGCGGCTACTCCGGCGGCATGAAGCAGCGCTTCGGCATCGCGCAGGCCCTGCTCGCCAACCCCAAACTCATCATCGTCGACGAGCCCACCGCCGGCCTCGACCCCGCCGAGCGCAACCGCTTCCTCAACCTCCTCGGCTCCATCGGCCGCGACACCGTCGTCATCCTCTCCACGCACATCGTCGGCGACGTCCGCGAGCTCTGCCCTCGCATGGCCGTCATCGCCGGCGGACAGGTTCTGCTCGAAGGCGCTCCCGAAGAGACCCTCGCCACCCTGCACGGCCGCATCTTCTCGAAGCTCGTCTCCAGCCAGGAAGAGATGACCGCCATCGGCGAAGGCTACACTGTCGTCTCGACGCAGCTCTCCGGCGGCAAGCACGAGGTCCGCGTCTACGCCGAATCCGACCCAGGCGAGGGCTTCACGCCCGTCGAGCAGAACCTTGAAGACGTCTACTTCCTGACCATCAAGCAGCCCAGGCCCGCAGTCGCAGCCTAGCCTTCCCCACAGAGACGTCGACAAGGATAAAACGATGGGCATGTTCCTGAATTTCTTCTTCTTCGAGTTGAAGCTTCGTGCCAAGGGCGCGCTCGCTTACTCGTTCTTCGCCGTCTTTTTCTTCCTCGCGTTCTTTGGAGTTGCCGCGGAAGACTTCATGATCGGACCGGGTAAAGTTCTACTCAACGGACCGTACGAGACCGCGCAGATCCAGATGCTCTTCAGTTTCTTCGGGATGATTCTGGTGGCCGGTATCTTCGGCCCGGCCATCTTGCGCGACTTCCAGTTGAATACCTATCAACTCATCTTCACCAAGCCCCTCAGCAAGTTCGCCTACCTCGGGGGCCGATGGCTTGGATCGTTCGTCACGACCGTCTTTGTCTTCAGTGGCCTCATCTTCGGCGAGCTCGCCGGGTCGCTCGCACCTTGGGTGGATCACACACGTTTGCTTCCCGTCGACGGTCATCTCGTCGCGATGATTCTGAAGACCTTCATCCAGATTCCACTGATCCAGGCCTTCTTTCTAGGGGCCTCATTTTTCTGCGTAGCCGCGCTCACCCGCAAGCTGGTCATCGTCTATCTGCAGGGCATCGGACTGTTTGTGGTGTATCTCGGTTTCCTCTTTTCCGTACTCACGGCTCGCTCCCTCAATCGCTTCTGGCCATCCGTCTTCGATCCACTCGGCAACGTACTCATCGACTCCGTCACCCGTTATTGGACCGTAGCCGACCGCAACGGAATGATGATTCCGTGGCATGGCGAGTTTCTCTACAACCGGCTCCTCTGGATCGGAGTGGGGTGTGTAGCACTGCTTGTTGCCTATATCTTTTTCCCGATGCAGGGCGAAGCGGTCACCGTCCGCTCCGGAAAAAAACGCAACCTGGAGGCGGACGAGGAGCTCGGACCTCCACGGCCCACTTTCCATGTCGTGCTGCCAAGAGTCACCCAGATATTTGGTCTGGCAACAACCTGGGCTCAGTTCATCTCCATGATGCGAGTCCGGATGAAGAACATCTTCTCCGAAGTTCTCTTCTGGGCTATCTGCCTCATGATGGTCGGTCTGAATCTGCTCACTGGTCGAGTTGCCGGCCGCATCAACGGTGCGAATGTCTATCCAGTCACCTACCTCATGTTGCAGGCGGTCGAGAACTGGTCCATCCTTCTGCTCTACATCATCGTGACCATCTACGCCGGTGAACTGATCTGGCGAGAGCGGGACACGAAGTTTGAATTGATCCACGACGCGCTGCCGTTCGCAGGCTGGGTCGACTGGATGAGCAAGTTTGCGGCGATCTGCATCGTGCAGCTCGCGATCCTTACCGTCGTGCTCCTCACAGGCGTTCTCAGTCAGGCGATGCAGGGATACTTCCGGTTCGAGCTGGGGCAGTACTTCAAGGAACTCTACCTCATTACGTTCGTGATGATCTGCACGTTCGCCCTGTTCTGTATGGCGATCCAGACATTCGTCAAGAACAAATTCGTCGGTCACGCCATCGCCATCGCGGTCTTCTTCATCCCCACCTTCATTACCCGGTGGGGCTGGATTGACGTCCTGTACCTTTTCAACAACCCCGTGAGCTACACCTATTCGGACATGAATGGCTACGGCCATTTCGTAAAACCGCTGTTCTGGGAGGATTTTTACTGGCTCGCGTTCGCCTGCTTGCTCGCCGTCTTCGCCATTGCACTAGCGCAGCGCGGCACAGAAGCCCCCTTCGGCGAGCGCTGGCGCAACGCCAAGCTTCGCCTCCCCTCCATGCTTCCCATCGCCGCCCTCTTCGCCCTCGCCTTCCTTGGATCGGGCGCCTGGATCTACTACAACACACACGTCCTCAACGAAATCCGCACCGACCAGGAACAGCGTCATCGCCAGGCCGACTACGAGAAGCTCTACAAAAAATACGAGCGTCTCCCGCAACCGAAGATCACCGACGTCGACACCAGGGTCAACCTCCTGCCCGAGACCCGCTCCTTCGAAGCCACCGGCACCTTCACGCTGAAAAACAAGACCGATCAGCCCATCCCGGACATCCACATCAACGCCACCAAGGAGTCGGTCGACGAAGTCACCTTCGATCGACCCTCGCACATCACCCTCTCCGATCCCAAACACTGGTACACCATCTACCATCTCGAAACGCCCCTCGCTCCCGGCGAAGAGATGAAGATGTTCTTCAAGGCGTCCTATCACTCGCATGGCTTCCGCAACAACGGCGAGCGCCCCGAACTCGTCGCCAACGGCACCTTCTTCGATCAGGACTACTTCCCGCATCTCGGCTACAACCGCGGGCAGGAGCTCGACAACCCCGTCCGGCGCAAGGAAGAAAAACTCGGCCCCCTCGAAGAACTCGCCCCACGCGGCGACCCCTACTACACCAACGTCAATCTCTTTACCCCGGACGGCGACTGGATCACTTATCACACCATCGTCAGCACCGCCCCCGACCAGATCGCGCTCTCGCCCGGCTATCTCCAGAAGCAGTGGAAGCAGAACGGCCGCAACTACTTCGAGTACTCCATGGGCCAGACCAAAATGCTCGAGTTCTACGACTACAACTCCGGCCGCTACGACGTAAAGCGTGCCGTCTATCAGGGCGTCAACGGCCCCATCAATATCGAGGTCTATCACGACCCCAAGCATGAGTTCGACAACGACGACATGATCGAAGCCTCCAAAAAGGGCCTCGAATACTACGAAAAGAACTACGGCCCCTTCCAGTTTGGCCAGTACCGCATCCTCGAGTACCCGCGCTACCGCACCTTCGCCCAGTCGTTCCCCAACACCATCCCCTTCTCGGAAGGCATCGGCTTCATCGGCAAGGTCGAAAAGCCCGACGACATCGACTTCACCTACTTCGTCACCGACCACGAACTCGCGCACCAGTGGTGGGCGCACCAACTCATCGGCGGTGCCGTCCTCGGCTCCAACATGATGTCCGAGTCCTTCGCCGAGTACTCCGCCCTCCGCGTCATGGAGAAGAAGTACGGCGCTGCCAACATGCGTAAGTTTTTACGTTACGAATTGGACGGCTACCTCCGCGGGCGCGCCGGGGAAGTCCGCCACGAACCGCCTCTGGTCCTCGTGCAGAACGAGCCTTACGTCTGGTATCAAAAGGGTTCACTCGTCCTCTACGGCCTCTCCGACTACATCGGCGAGGACAAGGTCAACCTCGCCCTCAAGACTCTGCTCGACAAGTACAAGTTCGCCGGTCCGCCCTATCCCGACACCCGCGCCCTCACCGCGGAGCTACGTGCCGTCACCCCGCCGGAGCTCCAGTACCTCATCACCGACATGTTCGAGACCATCACCCTCTACGACAACAAGACCACGACCGCCACCTACGTCGAGACCCCCGACCATACGTTCAAAGTCACGATGCATGTGGATGCGAAGAAGCTGAAGGCCGACGGCACCGGCAACGAAACCGTCGCACCGTTGAACGACCTCATCGAGCTGGGCGTCTTCAAGGGAGAAAAGAACCACGAAGTACCTCTTCACGTAGAAAAGAGGTGGATCAATCAACCCACATCGACCTTCGAGTTCATCGTGGACGAGAAGCCCACGCGAGCAGGCATCGATCCGTTCAACAAACTCATCGACCGCAACCCGGAAGACAACACGGTCGACATCACGAAGCAGTAAGGCGGATCTCCTCGTGGGTCGGAATGCCACGCCTGCCAACGGAAGGCCCGCACGATTCCACGTCACCACGACCGGTAGACACGTCACGAAAGACCGCCGCCCGCGCAGGGCGCTTTAAACAAGAAGAAGGGCCCCGACCGGGGCCCTTCTTGTTGCATGCGCTGCTGGCGGAGAAAATTAGGCTCCGGGAGCGGTGATGCCGTGCTCGATCGCTGCCTTGTAGCCAGCCTCGAAGGAGGAGCGGTATGCTTCCTTCGCATTGCCCTTCACGGGAGGGTGGACGTACAGGTGAGAGACCTTGGGGTCGATCTTGCGCTTGGTCAGGGTGTCGAGCTTCGCAGCCTCGATACCATCGCGATAGCCCTGCTGGGCCTGCTCGGTACCGGCGGGAGGGGTGTTCCAATCCTGAACGGCGCTGTTCTGGTTCTGGGAAGACTGGGCGAGCGCCACAAAGGGAACGCTGCTCATAATCGCCACTGCAAACAGTGGTGTAGCAAAACGGGTTAGCTTACGCATATTACTTTCCTTTAGACCCCTTACAGGATCTACATTTCTAACGGGTTAGATGCACCCGAGAGCAAGACGAACCTTACTCCTCTTAAGTTGCAATATGCAAGCACTTTGGTTGCTTATTCTTACTTATTCTTGGTCATGGAATGTAACTCCGTAACCGGGCTTCACACGCACTTTTCGCATCTACAATCACACTATGTGCGGAATTGTCGGTTACATCGGTCCAAAGCCTCCCGTCCCCATCATCATCGAAGGTCTGCGTCGTCTGGAGTATCGCGGTTATGACTCCGCAGGCATCGCCGTCGCTGGCGGGCCGGTCCAGGCCAACGGATCCTCTCTCGTGCTGCGCCGCGCCCCGGGCAAACTCCGCAACCTCGAAGCCGTCATCGCCGAGCGCCCCATCGAAGGCACCTTCGGCATCGGACACACCCGCTGGGCCACCCACGGACGCCCCACCGAGGAGAACGCACACCCTCACCGCGACGGCACCGGAACCCTCGTCGTCGTCCATAACGGCATTGTGGAGAACTACTTAGCCCTCAAGGCCACCCTCATCGCCAAGGGCCATACCTTCGTCTCCGAGACCGACACCGAAATCATCGCGCACCTCATCCAGGATGAGCTCGAACTCGCCAGCGCCACACCCCACGAGCACGAAACGGTCGAGGAAGCCAACGAATCCGAGGCTGTTCTGGGCGACCGCACCAGGCCCAGCCTGCCCCTCGAAGAGGCCGTCCGCCGCGCCGTCAAGCGCGTCACCGGCGCCTTCGCCATCGGCGTCATGAGCGCCCACGAGCCCGATAAACTCGTCGCCGCCCGCATGGGCCCGCCCGCCGTCATCGGCATCGGCGAAGGCGAGTACTTCGTCGCCTCCGACGTTCCCGGCATCCTCCACCACACCCGCAACATGCACTTCCTCCAGGACGGTGAGATCGCCGTCCTCACCCCCGCCGGAGTCACCATCACCGACTTCCAGGGCGCGCCTCTGCCCCTCAAGGTCGTCCGCATCGCCTGGGACCCCATTCAAGCCGAAAAAGCCGGCTACAAGCACTTCATGCTCAAGGAGATCAACGAGCAGCCCCGCGCCATCCGCGACACCACCCTCGGTCGCGTCTCGCTCGAAACCGGCAAGGTCTTCCTCGCCGAGATGCAGATCTCCGAGCAGGAGTTCAAGGATGCCACCCAGATCACCATCGCCGCCTGCGGCACCAGTTGGCACGCAGGCCTCGCCGGCAAGTTCATGATCGAGCGCCTCGCCCGCCTGCCCGTTGACGTCGACTACGCCAGCGAGTACCGCTACCGCGACCCCATCGCCGATTCCAAAGGACTCGGCCTCCTCATCACCCAGTCCGGCGAAACCGCCGACACCATCGCCGCGCAAAAGGAACTCATCGCCAAGGGCTCCAAAACCCTCGCCATCTGCAACGTCGTCGGCGCAGCCGTCTCCCGTGAGGCCCAGGGAACCATCACCACCAACGCCGGCCCGGAGATAGGCGTCGCCTCCACAAAGGCCTTCACCGCCCAGCTCACCGCCCTCTTCCTCTTCGCCCTCTATCTCGCGCAGGTCCGCGGGACGATCACCGAAGCCCAGTCCCGCGAACTCGTCGACGAACTCTCCAAGGTTCCCGGCAAGGTGGAAGAGATCCTCCGTTCCATCGACGACCAATGCTGCACCCTCGCCAAGTCCTTCTCCACCGCCCGCGATTTCCTCTTCCTCGGCCGCGGCATCCACTACCCCATCGCCCTCGAAGGCGCTCTCAAGCTCAAGGAGATCAGTTACATCCACGCCGAGGGCTACCCCGCAGGCGAGATGAAGCATGGCCCCAACGCCCTCATCGACGAGACCCTTCCGGTCGTCTGCATCGCCACCAAGGACCCCAACGACCCCTCCTCCGTCCTCAAGTACGAGAAGACCCTTTCGAACATCCAGGAGGTCACCGCCCGCTCCGGCCGTGTCATCGCCGTCGCCATCAACGGCGACGACCAGATCGGCCAGCTCGTCGAGCACGTCATCCACATTCCCCAGGCACCCGAGCTCCTTCTGCCTATTCTGGAGGTGGTTCCCCTCCAGCTCCTCGCCTACCACATCGCCGTACGCCGCGGTTGCGACGTAGATCAACCCCGCAACCTCGCGAAATCGGTTACGGTGGAGTAGCGTGACCCGCTTACGCCGAAACGGCGTCTACCGAACAAGAGGATTCAGCATGACGATGCAAAATCTCGTGGGGCGTCTCGGCCTTTTGGCCCTGGCGCTCGGCGTCAGCACCGCAGCATACGGACAGGCCGAGGTTACCGCCTCGCAGGCCATGGAGCTTTCCGCCTTTGGCGCCGCCACGGGGACGTTTACAGGGCTCGAAAATACCCGCAACTTCGGCATGACGGCCGGAGCCGATCTCGCCTTCCGCCCCTTCTTCGGCGTACGCCCAGCCCTGGAGATCCGCGGAACCTACCCGTTCGATAAAGGCGCGGTACTCGGCCTGAAGGATGGCCTCATCGGCGTCCGGCTTATGAAGAGCTATGGCCGCTTCGAACCCTACCTCGACGGCCTCTGGGGTCGCGGCGAAATCACCTACGTCGGCGGCTTCATCGTCGGCAACTTCCGCTACGATCGCACCACCTCGAACGTCTGGTCCGGTGGCGGTGGCTTCGACTACCGCCTCACCAACCACTTCGGCATCAAGGCCGACGCCCAGGTCCAGCGCTGGTCCACGCCGGTCACCAACTCCGGCAAGGTCTACCCCGTGCCCGTCAGCCTCGGCGTAACCTACCACTTCGACTTCAATCACCACTACAAGATGCACCGCACCCGCCCCGCCCGCGTCTACGACGCACCACCCCCACCGTCCGTGGAAGTAG
This window harbors:
- a CDS encoding ABC transporter ATP-binding protein produces the protein MALRITNLSKTYGNGVKALQNLSLTIGNNMFGLLGPNGAGKSTLMRTIATLQEPDTGEIFLDDVNVLKEKDKVRGLLGYLPQEFGVYPKMSALDMLDHLAVMKGITHSGQRREIVDALLQQTNLWDARKKNLGGYSGGMKQRFGIAQALLANPKLIIVDEPTAGLDPAERNRFLNLLGSIGRDTVVILSTHIVGDVRELCPRMAVIAGGQVLLEGAPEETLATLHGRIFSKLVSSQEEMTAIGEGYTVVSTQLSGGKHEVRVYAESDPGEGFTPVEQNLEDVYFLTIKQPRPAVAA
- a CDS encoding M1 family aminopeptidase, giving the protein MGMFLNFFFFELKLRAKGALAYSFFAVFFFLAFFGVAAEDFMIGPGKVLLNGPYETAQIQMLFSFFGMILVAGIFGPAILRDFQLNTYQLIFTKPLSKFAYLGGRWLGSFVTTVFVFSGLIFGELAGSLAPWVDHTRLLPVDGHLVAMILKTFIQIPLIQAFFLGASFFCVAALTRKLVIVYLQGIGLFVVYLGFLFSVLTARSLNRFWPSVFDPLGNVLIDSVTRYWTVADRNGMMIPWHGEFLYNRLLWIGVGCVALLVAYIFFPMQGEAVTVRSGKKRNLEADEELGPPRPTFHVVLPRVTQIFGLATTWAQFISMMRVRMKNIFSEVLFWAICLMMVGLNLLTGRVAGRINGANVYPVTYLMLQAVENWSILLLYIIVTIYAGELIWRERDTKFELIHDALPFAGWVDWMSKFAAICIVQLAILTVVLLTGVLSQAMQGYFRFELGQYFKELYLITFVMICTFALFCMAIQTFVKNKFVGHAIAIAVFFIPTFITRWGWIDVLYLFNNPVSYTYSDMNGYGHFVKPLFWEDFYWLAFACLLAVFAIALAQRGTEAPFGERWRNAKLRLPSMLPIAALFALAFLGSGAWIYYNTHVLNEIRTDQEQRHRQADYEKLYKKYERLPQPKITDVDTRVNLLPETRSFEATGTFTLKNKTDQPIPDIHINATKESVDEVTFDRPSHITLSDPKHWYTIYHLETPLAPGEEMKMFFKASYHSHGFRNNGERPELVANGTFFDQDYFPHLGYNRGQELDNPVRRKEEKLGPLEELAPRGDPYYTNVNLFTPDGDWITYHTIVSTAPDQIALSPGYLQKQWKQNGRNYFEYSMGQTKMLEFYDYNSGRYDVKRAVYQGVNGPINIEVYHDPKHEFDNDDMIEASKKGLEYYEKNYGPFQFGQYRILEYPRYRTFAQSFPNTIPFSEGIGFIGKVEKPDDIDFTYFVTDHELAHQWWAHQLIGGAVLGSNMMSESFAEYSALRVMEKKYGAANMRKFLRYELDGYLRGRAGEVRHEPPLVLVQNEPYVWYQKGSLVLYGLSDYIGEDKVNLALKTLLDKYKFAGPPYPDTRALTAELRAVTPPELQYLITDMFETITLYDNKTTTATYVETPDHTFKVTMHVDAKKLKADGTGNETVAPLNDLIELGVFKGEKNHEVPLHVEKRWINQPTSTFEFIVDEKPTRAGIDPFNKLIDRNPEDNTVDITKQ
- the glmS gene encoding glutamine--fructose-6-phosphate transaminase (isomerizing), translating into MCGIVGYIGPKPPVPIIIEGLRRLEYRGYDSAGIAVAGGPVQANGSSLVLRRAPGKLRNLEAVIAERPIEGTFGIGHTRWATHGRPTEENAHPHRDGTGTLVVVHNGIVENYLALKATLIAKGHTFVSETDTEIIAHLIQDELELASATPHEHETVEEANESEAVLGDRTRPSLPLEEAVRRAVKRVTGAFAIGVMSAHEPDKLVAARMGPPAVIGIGEGEYFVASDVPGILHHTRNMHFLQDGEIAVLTPAGVTITDFQGAPLPLKVVRIAWDPIQAEKAGYKHFMLKEINEQPRAIRDTTLGRVSLETGKVFLAEMQISEQEFKDATQITIAACGTSWHAGLAGKFMIERLARLPVDVDYASEYRYRDPIADSKGLGLLITQSGETADTIAAQKELIAKGSKTLAICNVVGAAVSREAQGTITTNAGPEIGVASTKAFTAQLTALFLFALYLAQVRGTITEAQSRELVDELSKVPGKVEEILRSIDDQCCTLAKSFSTARDFLFLGRGIHYPIALEGALKLKEISYIHAEGYPAGEMKHGPNALIDETLPVVCIATKDPNDPSSVLKYEKTLSNIQEVTARSGRVIAVAINGDDQIGQLVEHVIHIPQAPELLLPILEVVPLQLLAYHIAVRRGCDVDQPRNLAKSVTVE